Part of the Arachis hypogaea cultivar Tifrunner chromosome 6, arahy.Tifrunner.gnm2.J5K5, whole genome shotgun sequence genome, TATCAAGAAATAAAATATACTACTAGTCTCttaactaattttatatttttattacataTATTTAATAAACAATTTTATTAGATAATGGTATGACCAGTAAACATCGGTTACACATTATAGCTCGGTTACACTTCAGGCCCGATCATAACCGACGATTTCATCATGAATGACCTCAAATCAATAACGTCGGATTTACCATTTATCCTCTTCCTAGACGTTACGTCTGAAGGACAACGGCCGACTTCTCCTGCTAATATAAGGCAGACAAAAGACCAAAAGAAGGTACGTCATTTTTCCAAGATTAAGAACTATTATCCCTTTAAtgctaacttgagcgtcggagtgcctttgcaggtacccaccctcGCCGTTCATTTGTCACCGACGTATACCTCGGTCCACTCTAGGAGTCCGCCGATCTTACCAGAGGACGAGCTATACCTCGGAATTACCAGGcaagaacatttggcgcccaccgtggggccgagcAACTCGAAAAACCATTCGCAAAAGTCCCAAAACACCCTTGAAATACTACCATGGCTGACGTCCCTCCCCCGACCCCATCTGAGCTCCTTCGGATGGTAACCGAGCTTCAGCAAGCAAATCAACAAATGGCGGAGGAAAACCGAAGAATGCAGGAACAAATTGCGCAATTGGTTGCTAATCGGCTGGAACACAATGATGATCTTCATAATCGGGAGGAAAATCATGAACGTCGGTCAATACCGACTCATGTTTCAAAAACGCCCCAgcaggaagaagaagaagcccaCCAGACAGAAAGGTCCCAACCAGACGTTGAGGAAGATGAGCGCGACAATTCTGCCGGACCATTCACGGCCGACATTATGAATTTTCAGCTTCCCCGACAGTTCACCCTGCCGAACACTCTGACCCCCTATGACGGATTGGGAGATCCAAAGCAGCATATTAAGAAATTCCGATCTATTATGATCGTTAATGGTGCATCTGACCCTATTTTATGCCGTTGTTTTCCATCTTttttagacggtcctgcacttgactggttttgttctttgcctgcaGATTCAATATCGCGTTTTCAAGAGTTGGCAAAGCAGTTCGAAGACCACTTTGCAGCATCTGCAATATACCTACACGATTCTGACTACCTGACGACCATCAAACAAGGACCACAAGAGAGCCTCAAGGATTATATCACTCGTTTTACAAAAGTCGCAATGAGGATCCCCGACCTTCATCCTGAAGTCCATCTCCATGCAATTAAGAGCGGCCTCCGTCCGGGCAAGTTTCAGGAGACGATAGCTGTGAGTAAACCGAAAACCTTGGCCGAATTCCGCGAAAAAGCCAAGGGACAGATAGATGTTGAAGAACTTCGGCAAGCCCGCAAAACAGAAAAGTCAACCGCGGCCAAGGACGATGATAAGCCCCGCGACAATAAGAAAGCATTCAAGCCGGTTCCCCGTTATGAGTCATACACTCAATTCAACACAAAGAGAGATGACATTATTAAAGAAATACTCAACTCCAAATTAATCAAGCCTCCTCGTAAAGCCGACGCTTATCCGGAGTCCAAGACCGTCGATAAATCCAAATATGGCACCTTTCATCAGAAACACGGTCACACAACGGATGAATGTGTGATCGCTAAAGATCTCCTAGAGCGCCTCGCAAGACAAGGACACCTCGACAAGTTCATTGCCGGGCGTATGCAGAAGAATACAACCTCGGCTTCCGACCTTGTGACAGCAAGTCCctcatcaaaagaaaaagataaaacacCAGCCCAACCCAGAGGAATAATTAATTGTATTTCAGGAGGATATGCGGGAGGTGGACATACTAGCTCAGCACGGAAGAGAACTTACCGGGCCATGTTGGCCGTCACAGATGCCCCTAAAGTACCTCAGTCGGTCCAAGACTTACCAGAGATGACTTTCGGATCAACCGACTTTAATAATACCGATGCTAATTACGACGATCCTGTGGTGATTTCTATCCAGTTGGGGGATCTAATAGTCCGCAAAGTACTTCTCGACCCCGGAAGTAGTGCAGACGTCCTATTCTTTACCACCTTCGAAAAGATGAAACTAAGTAACAAAATTTTGCAACCATACCATGGAGACTTGGTCGGATTTTCCGGGGAACGAGTCCCTGTTTTGGGTTccgtgtggttacaaaccacactcggtGAGCAACCATTATTTAAGACACAAGACATTCAATATCTTGTTGTCGACTGTTTTAGTCCTTACAATCTCATATTAGGTAGACCATTTTTGAATAAATTTACAGCAATTGTGTCTACAGTTCATCTGTGTGTTAAGTTCCCTGTGCAGGATAACCTAGTGGCAACAATACATGGTGACCTCCATGAAGCTCGGCAATGCTATAATACAAGCCTGAAGCCGATCAAAAGGAACAACGTCGTTCAGGTCAACTCCATCCAACCCGACCAACCAAGTTTAACAGAAATAGATCCCAGAGCCGACTTTGAAGATTGGCCCATGCCAAACGAGGATTTAATAAAGGTGACCCTGACCGAGGACCCCGCCAAATACACCTTCATGGGGACATCTATCAGCAAAGAGGAGAAGGAATCACTCACAACGTTTTTGCGACAAAATGCCGACTTGTTTGCCTGGACATCTGCCGATATGCCCGGAATAGATCCATCTGTTATCACCCACAGGTTAGCAATTAATCCAGATGTTCGCCCAGTTtctcaaaagaaaagaaacctcGGAGCAGAAAAACGCCTCGCGTCCCTTGCCGAGGTCAAAAAGCTCATTGCCGCAAATTTCATCAGAGAAATCAGGTTCACAACATGGCTCGCCAATGTCGTTATGGTAAAAAAGAGTAACggtaagtggcgcatgtgcgtcgattttACTGACCTAAATAGGGCATGCCCCAAAGATGCTTATCCTTTACCTTGCATTGACACTTTAGTTGACAATTCCTGCGGTTATGGTTCGCTGagttttatggacgcatactctggttataaccagatcctCATGCATTCATCAGACAAAGACAAAACTGCCTTTATAACTGAATATGGTAATTACTGCTATAATGTTATGCCTTTTGgtctaaagaatgcaggtgcaacatatcagcgattaatgaataaggtcttcgagAACCAAATAGGTCGGAATATCgaagtctatgtagacgacatggtGGCAAAGACCATAGTCGGCAACTCTCACATACAAGACCTAGCCGAGATTTTCGGGCAGATCCGACGATATAACATGAGACTGAATCCTGAAAAGTGTGCGTTCGGCGTACGcgggggaattgaagcaaatcctgaAAAATGTCAGGCGATCCTTGATATGCAAAGCCCAAAAACGGTAAAGGAGGTGCAACGACTCACAGGACGCCTCGCCGCCTTATCCAGATTTCTACCCTGTTTGGCAGCAAAGTCTTTTACCTTTTTCCAAtgtttaaaaaagaaaacaaaaaattttgaatGGACTGCAGACTGTGAATCAgcgtttcaaaatttaaaacaattcctTTCAAAACCAACTGTTTTACAAAAGCCAAAACCTAATGAGCCATTATGTATATACTTATCTATTACTGATACAGCAATTAGTTCTGTCCTTGTAACAGAAACGCAGAAAGGTCAGCAACCGATCTATTTTGTAAGTAAATCACTGCAGGGTGCCGAGCTTCGTTATCCAAGATTGGAAAAGCTGACGTTGGCCTTAGTCTTCTCCTCGAGACGACTCCGACCATATTTCCAGGGACACACTATCATCGTCAGGACCGAACAACCTCTTCGGCACGTCCTCTCAAAGCCGGAATTAGCAGGCAGACTTATCAAATGGGCAATCGAACTTTTTGAATTCGATATCCAATACCAGCCAAGAGGATCCGTCAAATCCCAATACCTAGCAGATTTCGTCGCAGAGCTTACCCAACCAACTATGGATGAACAGAACTCGGACTGGAGCCTGTTTGTAGATGGAGCCTCGAATCCCCAAGGGTCAGGTGCAGGGGTATTACTCGAAAGTCCTGAAGGTATCATCCTCGAACATTCTCTCCGATTCTCCTTCAAAGCTAGTAATAACCAAGCCGAGTATGAAGCCCTCGTCGCCGGGCTCAGGTTAGCAATTGATTTACACATTACCACCTTAAAGGTTTATTGCGATTCTCTATTGATAGTCCAACAGGTTAatcaagtctttcaaactaaagATCAGCTTTTATTGAAATACTTAGAGCTTGTACAGCAGTTGGTAAATGGCTTTCGAAAAATTGAAATTTGCCACATTCCTAGAGAACAAAATCATAGGGCTAATATTTTATCAAAACTAGCTACTACACAGTCACACACAGCAACATTATTACAGTCAACCTTAGACAAGCCGAGCATACATGTCATGAGCACTTTAAACGTTTTCAATGAAACAAGTTGGCAACTACCTTACATACAGTACTTAAAAGAGGGTTCTCTTCCCAAAGAAATctcagataagaaaagatttcGACGACAAGCTTCTTTCTTCACTTTAATGAATAACACTCTATATAGGCGGGGATACTCCCGACCACTTTTGAAATGTTTAGACAGGAATGATGCCGATCTTGTGTTAGCCGAAGCCCATGAAGGAATATGTGGCATACATTCGGGGGCAAGAAGCCTCGCACAGAAAATACTTCGAGCCGGTTTTTACTGGCCGAGTCTGTGGGAGGATAGCAGAAAAAAGGTCAGAACTTGTGACCAGTGTCAAAAACACGCACCGATCATTAACATCCCAGCTGAGCAGCTTCACCAGTCTGTAGTAAGCTGGCCGTTTAACCATGGGGGAATTGACATCCTCGGCCCCTTTCCTACCGCACCCGGACAATTGAAATATTTGGTCGTGGCTATTGATTACTTCAGCAAATGGATTGAAGCACAACCCCTGGCAAGAATCACGTCCTCCCAGATGATATCCTTTGTTTGGAAACAAATCATATGCAGATTCGGAATTCCCCGGCATGTTGTCACCGACAATGGTCGGCAGTTTACCGATCATAGTTTTAAAGACTTCCTACAGAAGCTGAAGATAAATCACCACTTTTCatcggtagaacacccacaatCTAATGGTTTAGCGGAAGCCGCCAACAAGGTCGTCCTGCACGCTTTAAGGAAAAAGCTCGACAACGCCAAGGGGCTCTAGGCCGAGCTGATCCCAGAAGTATTATGGTCATACAATACTACCGTCCATACATCAACAAAAGAAACTCCTTTTAGGTTGGTCTACGGATCCGAGGCTATGATTCCCTTAGAAGTTTCACAACAATCATTAAGAGTCCTAGCTGAGAATCATGATCAAGCTCGCCGAGCAGAACTTGACttgatagaagaaattaggaatACAGCAGCCGTCCGTCACCAGGCTCTACAGCAGCAACTAAATCAAAGACATGCCAAACGAGTACAACCAAGGTCTTTCAACATCGGAGATCTGGTCCTGAGGAAAACTGAAACGGCTCGCCGACCACCCTCCGACGGAAAACTCGCAGCAACATGGGACGGACCCTACCGTATACTTGAAGTCCTCGGCAAAGGAGCTTACAGACTAGAACATTTGGATGGCACCAAGATTCCGAGTTCATGGAATGTCAGTTCTTTAAAACAATATTTCAGTTAAAACAAAAGCAGAGTGCTGGTACTCTTTTTCCTCACTTGAGATTTTTCCCAAAAAGGGTTTTGCTCaaggaggttttaacgaggccagcCTACCCGAGTTAAAATTGTAAGGTACTGCTTTGACAAAGTTTGAATGCATTTATATATACTTTTAACAAATTCTGTCTAACCGAATTTATGTTATCATTAAATATCACAAGGGGTTTGTTACCAAATAACACCCTTCACAGACAAACAAATCGTCAAAACATCATTCCAGCCCATTAACGGGTATCAGAAAACGTAATTAGGAACATCCAAAACCTAATTACGCAGATTGTTAAACAATGAACAGTCATGAACATCCGTtctacaaaacaaaagaaaaactgcTAAAACACTACACTGAACTATTACTTAGCTAAGTTATCACCACCTTCCTCAATCACTTCCTCGTCATCAACAAGCTGGCCGTCCCGAATCACCTTGCCCGGATCCATCTCCCCAAAATCGCCATCAGGCATCAGAAACTTGGCCTGCGTCACAGCACGGTAAAATCCTTCAGCAAAAGCATCAAGAATGTCACCTTCTCTACTAGCCTTGAATTCCTTCATCTGTGCGGTAAGGTCAGCAACTCGCTTATTCATATTCTCAACatcactatttttcttttttaacagTTCAGCATCATTTTCACGATTCTCTTTTTCAACCTTTAATTCCTTTTCCAAGTCAGAAAATTTCTTCTGCAATTCTGTTAAGGCTAATTCTCTAGCCGATAATTGTTCCTTTAGGGCGCCGACCTCTTCAGCCTTAGTAGCCATCTTCTTATGCCTTTTTTCCTGACTACGGCCAACACAAGCCAATCGAAAACCCAACACCTGAGATTTAAATATTCAACTATTAAAAACCTTACAGACATaagtagttaaaaaaaaaaaaaccaatactTATAATGACTCTACCTGCAGAAATTGATCAACTCCAACATCCCCTACCTCCTCCACCCAAGCTATGTCAGCAACGCCCTGCACAACTTCGTCTGCAATAACATTAAACGGAAAACCTCGATCCCAAAGAGATGAACCATCCCCATTGTTGTCAAAAACGTGAAGCTTCTCCTGCTTCACACTAAAACTAGACAAGTCATCAAGCTGAATAACAGCTTCCTTGCCCTGATTTCCAGAAGTAGCAGCACCCTccgtctttcttttcttaaaaacaatCCCCTTCTTTCTTGGGAGAGGCTGATCGACCTCTCCCCCAACTTCCACCTTTTCCACATTCGATGAGGATCCTTCAAAGTTCTTAGACTTAAACCGAGCCCTAAGAGTCGAAGCGGTAACTCCAGGGAATTTCCCACCTGCCATAGAAACAGCAAGAACATCGTCAGCGTAATAAAATCCTCATTTAAgtaaaaaaccaaaacaaaagcATACCCTGATATCCTCACCAAAGTAATCGACAACAGCCGACTTATTAACCTCCCAAGGAAGCAACTCCGACACAGATACCAATCCCCCCTTGGATACCATCTCAATCAAAAAGGATATGATACACTCGTTCCTTTCAGATATCATTTCAGGACCCAAAATTTGTTGAGGTTGACAACACCAGTACAAgggaaacttttccccaaggttTTCGTCCACATAAAAAGGAAAGTCCTCATCCACAGACTTAACTTTCAGAaacatttctttaaaatttttaaaggaagATTTGTACAgtttgaaaattgcaaaaccagGTGTGCTATTCAAGTTCACCCATAACCCCTTCCATACCCCTTTTGcctgaaataaggaaaagaaaagttCCAAATCTGGTTCAATctccagaaattccattaaaATCTGAAAACACCTTATAAAAGCCCAACCGTTAGGATGAACTTGTGAAGGAGCACAGTTCAATTGTTTCAGAATATCACATTCAAGCTGGCTAAAAGGAAGTCGAACCCTCAATTCCTCTAACACGCAACTATACATATAAAAGCTCTCAAAATCCTCTCTCCTATGGAAAACCCGATCTGAGCGGTTGCATGGAAGTAATTCCAAGCGATAACCAGGTTTCACTATACCAGCAACACTAACCTGCCTAACACTATCCATATCCAGAAACAAAGAAGCCCTTATTTTCACGTCACTGTCAACCCAGTCATACGACCCGCCATTATCAAACTGGGGTAAcgattttcctttcttttcactCATGGTTTTTGACGAAATCAGAAGAAGGGGAAGAAAAGATTCAAACGAAAAGCAAGGATTTTGTTACTAACCTTTACTGCCCATGGTGTTTAAAAGCTTCTGAAACTAAAaacttcaaaagaaaaagaaaagggtgaaAGTACTAAACCGTTCATTTACTTAAAGCCTCTACAATTAATGATGGAAATCAAAACCATTAAATGAGGCACCCTGCCAACGGTTCCAAGTAAGCATTGGAACTCGCACCTATCTAggaaaagtaataaaataataattaaagtttTTTACACCAATAAACACttgaataataattattaaactcTTCAGTAACCCAACATTAACTTTCAAAGATGCTACGTTGACCTGGGGGCTGGGCACCGTGTACCGAGCTATTACTCACTCATTATAAAAGCTCAACCTATCTCTTTAAAAGTCAggtcaagcttgggggctgtggtATGACCAGTAAACATCGGTTACACATTATAGCTCGGTTACACTTCAGGCCCGATCATAACCGATGATTTCATCATGAATGACCTCAAATCAATAACGTCGGATTTACCATTTATCCTCTTCCTAGACGTTACGTCTGAAGGATAACGGCCGACTTCTCCTGCTAATATAAGGCAGACAAAAGACCAAAAGAAGGTACGTCATTTTTCCAAGATTAAGAACTATTATCCCTTTAAtgctaacttgagcgtcggagtgcctttgcaggtacccaccctcGCCGTTCATTTGTCACCGACGTATACCTCGGTCCACTCTAGGAGTCCGCCGATCTTACCAGAGGACGAGCTATACCTCGGAATTACCAGGCAAGAACAGATAATatattatcaatcaacaaagaatcATATATAGCCGATgaactataactcaaatgacaccGTCTTTTCATATTCATTTAGAGGTTATGAGTTAGAATCTctctatctttaataaaaaaaataaaggtaaaaattcaggtacagtcgacttcacatgaagttaatagttgagagtcgttagatgaaaatttagtcaaatcaatcaaattatctaacgactctcacatatcaactttacgtaaaacgattgcacctgaattttcaccaaaaataaaataaaaaatcatatataaactTCTTTTCCAGAGTAAACCATTTGGAATGTGCAGAATAAAAGGATTTTTGACATCAAAGAATCTTCCCTGTATAAACCTTCTTCAGATGGCATGTTTTGTTACAATGCGTTGGGCTTAATCCGTTTAATATTCTTGTTAGTTCTCTGGTAGATTATTGTATGATTCATTTCATCAATCACTAATATGATCTATCTttcagtaaagaaaaaaaaaagtaaacgaAATTTACATGTTCAACTAATGATAGGACTTCGTAGTTCAAATCataattttctttcaaataataattttagaccTTTTTAAATGAAACACCAAACGCATATAACCGTTTGAAGTTCGTAACCTAATCCATGCCCACATCAATATGTGACATTGTGATGTGAGGGGAAAAGCATATGCCATGGTGAGGGATAGATCCCTTTATTTGTTAGCtgttttatgaatttaaaatactttaaataaaTCACTAGAATAATAACACGTTTAAAAAATAATGACTGATACAGGTtctatgaaataataataattgttacattaatatctgaatttttataataatttaatctgATTTGAAgcccaaaaaagaagaagaaagaataaatgactcttaaattAGTGTTtggaaaagataaacaaaaatctGGAAGCAGCATGTGTTAGGTACTTAGGTAGGTAGTGGTACAATGACAAGTGAGCACTCTTTGAGAGAGGATCAAGATCCCAAAGAAAACTTCCTAGCTACATTAATGATTCCGAGATttaaaaaaccaaattaaaaaaaaaaggtacaaAAAGTCTATCAGGAGAAATGAAATGccgaagaaaaattaaaatttgcagtaTCGAAAACTTTATTCAATCATTAGTTGGTGTTAATGTGTGATAAAGTCATAAAGAACAAAAGTGTAAAATGATGACGGACTTTATGCAGAGATTCGAAATCGGCATTTCGGCTTGTGTTTGATACTTTGATCTTCCAAGTTAAGGCCATGAGAGAAACGATTAaatgaatattattttatatttaatgccTTATACACCATCACTGTAGCGGTTATTTCTCTGGGGAGCTCATTTTATGTGATCTGTACTTTAGCATACATcggaaaataattaataatattcttttattttgttgttttgatAGTTAATAACTTCGGGTACTAGTCAATCTAGCACTgccagatattttttattttggtattCTAGCACTGCTATATATATTTACTCTCAACCAATGATTCCAAAAGAAATTGGGGTACTAGGATttataaagggcttttttttttGGTCGGATAAAGGACTGCTTGTGGGGCTTCATTTGTCTCAATTTTTGTTCATAGGCTTTATGGGTCCCCCTCTGTAGACCAAAACCTTAAGGGAATCCAAAGGTTTCAGATCACGGCCAATTATCGGCCCAATTGGTTCAGCCCACCCCACCAGTTGCCACACGCGCCCGTAAACTTCCAATAGCCGAATGACTTGAGCCCTTTCACCTTCTTTCTctattcattttcttcttccaatAAAATCAAACAGCGTTTTAGAACACCCCAACTTAAAGACGGAAAAAAAAAGTACACCCCAACTTTacgtgaccaaaaaaaaaaaacgcgaACCTCCTAACTTCTGCATATACTTCGGTTTCCCAACGTTATCCCTCGACTAATCCGTGGCGAAATTCTATTTAAGATCTGCGTCTGCTACACCATGGACAAGTTGAATACCTAGTCTAGAGTGTATGGTGTCCTTCAATTGTGGCCTATCGGGTCGGTTCCCAAGCGGGTTGTGCCATGGTCCGGTCCTTAACAAGCCTCTGGTCCGAACAAAAAGAGATTGTTGTACGCATAATACAGAATTGGACTAATAAATTATCATATACACAACACAAAATTTCAATTCTGAAGACTTGATTAAACATACGAGTGATTAATCCAACACAAATTGATTCCTTTTGCATATACTTTGactgaaaatttaaaataagtttaGATGTTTGTTAACAAGTGACAGTGGCAAACGGGTCTTTGAGTGGAAGTTGAGGAGAGGTTGGGAGGTGCGTTTTGAGCTTATCTGGAGGGATGCTAATGGAGTTGCCGATTGGTTGGCCAAGAGAGGGTCTCCTGCGAATGAGGATTGAGGAAGATTTTGTGTGGTTTCAGCCTCCTGCTGCAGGGATTCTATTGCTATGGTCAGAGCGTGGATATTCCTCTGCATCTTGGCTTGTTGCTTGCTTTGTTTTTTTCTCTCCTGTcttttttcttagtgttttttttccctttgtaaataaataaataaagtgtaaTTTTTCTTTACATGTGAAAGAATTTGTCTTTGAATTATCAATCtcgaaaggaaattaaaaagaaaaattgacaaaaaaTACTATAAAGAAAGATAggccattaataataataataataataataataataataataataataataataataagttacaCAGCTAACAATTCTAAGTCAATATAAGAGAAGTAAgaaaattaactaattatctatgttatttttctTGTCTTGTGTTCAACTCCTTTGTATGTGTGCACGCCTTTGGAATTAGATTTGTCAAATTAAATTGTGATGGAAGTATTTTTAAAGATGTTGGAAAAgttgaatttaaatttcttatTAGAAATTGTGAGGTAATTTATTGAGAAAATTAGTATATTGAGAGTTGAATTCTTTAATATTTTCAAGGGGTTAATCATGTTTT contains:
- the LOC112805247 gene encoding uncharacterized protein gives rise to the protein MADVPPPTPSELLRMVTELQQANQQMAEENRRMQEQIAQLVANRLEHNDDLHNREENHERRSIPTHVSKTPQQEEEEAHQTERSQPDVEEDERDNSAGPFTADIMNFQLPRQFTLPNTLTPYDGLGDPKQHIKKFRSIMIVNGASDPILCRCFPSFLDGPALDWFCSLPADSISRFQELAKQFEDHFAASAIYLHDSDYLTTIKQGPQESLKDYITRFTKVAMRIPDLHPEVHLHAIKSGLRPGKFQETIAVSKPKTLAEFREKAKGQIDVEELRQARKTEKSTAAKDDDKPRDNKKAFKPVPRYESYTQFNTKRDDIIKEILNSKLIKPPRKADAYPESKTVDKSKYGTFHQKHGHTTDECVIAKDLLERLARQGHLDKFIAGRMQKNTTSASDLVTASPSSKEKDKTPAQPRGIINCISGGYAGGGHTSSARKRTYRAMLAVTDAPKVPQSVQDLPEMTFGSTDFNNTDANYDDPVVISIQLGDLIVRKVLLDPGSSADVLFFTTFEKMKLSNKILQPYHGDLVGFSGERVPVLGSVWLQTTLGEQPLFKTQDIQYLVVDCFSPYNLILGRPFLNKFTAIVSTVHLCVKFPVQDNLVATIHGDLHEARQCYNTSLKPIKRNNVVQVNSIQPDQPSLTEIDPRADFEDWPMPNEDLIKVTLTEDPAKYTFMGTSISKEEKESLTTFLRQNADLFAWTSADMPGIDPSVITHRLAINPDVRPVSQKKRNLGAEKRLASLAEVKKLIAANFIREIRFTTWLANVVMVKKSNGKWRMCVDFTDLNRACPKDAYPLPCIDTLVDNSCGYGSLSFMDAYSGYNQILMHSSDKDKTAFITEYGNYCYNVMPFGLKNAGRNIEVYVDDMVAKTIVGNSHIQDLAEIFGQIRRYNMRLNPEKCAFGVRGGIEANPEKCQAILDMQSPKTVKEVQRLTGRLAALSRFLPCLAAKSFTFFQCLKKKTKNFEWTADCESAFQNLKQFLSKPTVLQKPKPNEPLCIYLSITDTAISSVLVTETQKGQQPIYFVSKSLQGAELRYPRLEKLTLALVFSSRRLRPYFQGHTIIVRTEQPLRHVLSKPELAGRLIKWAIELFEFDIQYQPRGSVKSQYLADFVAELTQPTMDEQNSDWSLFVDGASNPQGSGAGVLLESPEGIILEHSLRFSFKASNNQAEYEALVAGLRLAIDLHITTLKVYCDSLLIVQQVNQVFQTKDQLLLKYLELVQQLVNGFRKIEICHIPREQNHRANILSKLATTQSHTATLLQSTLDKPSIHVMSTLNVFNETSWQLPYIQYLKEGSLPKEISDKKRFRRQASFFTLMNNTLYRRGYSRPLLKCLDRNDADLVLAEAHEGICGIHSGARSLAQKILRAGFYWPSLWEDSRKKVRTCDQCQKHAPIINIPAEQLHQSVVSWPFNHGGIDILGPFPTAPGQLKYLVVAIDYFSKWIEAQPLARITSSQMISFVWKQIICRFGIPRHVVTDNGRQFTDHSFKDFLQKLKINHHFSSVEHPQSNGLAEAANKVVLHALRKKLDNAKGL